A part of Cystobacter ferrugineus genomic DNA contains:
- a CDS encoding LamG-like jellyroll fold domain-containing protein yields the protein MHGLKGEYFRASAPNAHDFAELGAVALDPNINLPGLDATFQTLTGRTEHTTARWTGQLTAPETGDYTFSAIGDNGFRLFLDGKPVIDHWVGDWDVEQNSAPVHLVAGEAHDFRLEMFQDVGGANMFLRWSSATLSKQIVPTTAFTPPADFEVYPVVPSVSENGLRLTFDFAEPVDALGDLVPHLQVAADTVPMPLTSAAIAANDPSLVEVTLSAPIQRGQRVRVSYDGVGGLRVDGEEVPQLIRDAINGSTHRLRTEWADQVNPAQPLPEYPRPQQVRAQWLNLNGQWEFSGAAADQQPVFGQALPERITVPFPVESQLSGLERHEDHMFYRKLVTVPESWQIGAGQRLLLNFGAVDYHARVWVNGKQVAEHKGGYTAFTADITDALNGTGEQEIFVAVTDTTGANQPRGKQSSRPSGIFYTASSGIWQTVWLEPVPNVAIDSLVTTPDLQANSLSVEVRSASASSNASVTAVARDADGKQVGTITGPANKPLALEVSQPHLWTPDDPYLYTLDVTLTDGQSTDTVGSYFGMRSVAIQNVGGFPKLVLNGKPIFSLAMLDQGFWPDGLNTAPTDAALRWDLQVQKDLGFNSVRKHIKVEPARWYYHADQIGLLVWQDFVSGTITNKAGQDAFVSEGLRMMEQLHNSPSIAIWVVFNEGWGEWNREETGRIADQVKAADPSRVINAHSGVNCCDSKGDSGRGDVIDHHDYNNNHPPYPDATRAAMDGEHGGFTLRTPGHMWPGAPTVIYSGVADKAALTQKYVDNTRTYYLAAAGAELSGSIYTQVTDLENELNGFYTYDRRVLKVDSGPVREINLRVIAAGAKAGEDATFPGLGSWPLDEGSGTVGHDATSGKSDVALRGNAVWTEGVRGQALRFDGNGDFAETVAPVVDTRGDYTISAWVTLDKLPGNFATAVSQDGRRTENPFYLQYGQGAFAFSTPGGKRARYPVTPQLGHWYHLVGVRAGSEQRLYVDGVRQASITAGTAEVSTGPLAIGRAKFAGGDTDFWSGSIDEVQAFGRALSDSEVSDLYAKVPR from the coding sequence GTGCACGGACTCAAGGGCGAGTACTTCCGTGCGTCGGCGCCCAACGCCCATGACTTCGCGGAACTTGGCGCGGTCGCGCTGGACCCGAACATCAACCTCCCTGGCCTGGATGCCACGTTCCAGACGCTGACCGGCCGTACCGAGCACACCACGGCCCGGTGGACCGGCCAACTCACCGCACCGGAGACTGGCGACTACACGTTCTCCGCGATCGGCGACAATGGCTTCCGGCTGTTCCTCGACGGAAAGCCGGTGATCGACCACTGGGTCGGCGATTGGGACGTCGAGCAGAACAGCGCGCCGGTGCACCTCGTCGCGGGCGAGGCACACGACTTCCGGTTGGAGATGTTCCAGGACGTCGGCGGCGCGAACATGTTCCTGCGGTGGTCGAGCGCCACCCTCAGCAAGCAGATCGTGCCGACCACGGCGTTCACCCCGCCGGCAGACTTCGAGGTCTACCCGGTCGTCCCCTCCGTCAGCGAGAACGGTCTCCGGCTGACGTTCGACTTCGCCGAGCCGGTCGACGCGCTCGGCGACCTGGTGCCGCACCTGCAGGTGGCGGCGGACACCGTCCCGATGCCGCTGACCTCGGCCGCCATCGCCGCCAATGATCCGTCCCTCGTGGAGGTCACCCTCTCCGCGCCCATCCAGCGTGGCCAGCGCGTGCGCGTCTCCTACGACGGCGTCGGTGGCCTGCGCGTGGACGGTGAGGAGGTGCCACAGCTCATCCGTGACGCCATCAACGGCTCGACGCACCGGTTGCGCACCGAGTGGGCCGATCAGGTCAACCCGGCCCAGCCGCTGCCCGAGTACCCGCGGCCGCAGCAGGTCCGTGCGCAGTGGCTCAACCTCAACGGTCAGTGGGAGTTCTCCGGCGCGGCCGCGGACCAGCAGCCGGTGTTCGGCCAGGCGCTGCCGGAGCGCATCACCGTGCCCTTCCCGGTGGAGTCCCAGCTCTCCGGGCTGGAGCGCCACGAGGACCACATGTTCTACCGCAAGCTCGTCACCGTGCCCGAGTCCTGGCAGATCGGCGCCGGGCAGCGGCTCCTGCTGAACTTCGGCGCGGTGGACTACCACGCGCGGGTGTGGGTCAACGGCAAGCAGGTCGCCGAGCACAAGGGCGGCTACACGGCGTTCACCGCCGACATCACCGACGCCCTGAACGGCACGGGTGAGCAGGAGATCTTCGTCGCGGTCACGGACACCACGGGAGCCAACCAGCCGCGCGGGAAGCAGTCCTCCAGGCCGAGCGGCATCTTCTACACGGCCTCCTCGGGCATCTGGCAGACCGTCTGGCTCGAGCCGGTGCCCAACGTGGCGATCGACAGCCTCGTCACCACGCCGGACCTCCAGGCGAACTCGCTCTCCGTCGAGGTGCGTTCCGCGTCGGCCTCGTCCAACGCCAGCGTCACCGCCGTGGCCCGCGACGCCGACGGAAAGCAGGTGGGCACCATCACCGGTCCGGCCAACAAGCCGCTCGCGCTGGAGGTGTCGCAGCCGCACCTGTGGACGCCGGACGATCCGTATCTCTACACGCTCGACGTCACCCTCACCGATGGACAGAGCACCGACACCGTCGGCAGCTACTTCGGAATGCGCTCGGTGGCGATCCAGAACGTGGGCGGCTTCCCGAAGCTGGTGCTCAACGGCAAGCCGATCTTCTCCCTCGCCATGCTGGACCAGGGCTTCTGGCCCGACGGGCTCAACACCGCGCCCACCGACGCGGCCCTGCGCTGGGACCTCCAGGTGCAGAAGGATCTCGGGTTCAACTCCGTCCGCAAGCACATCAAGGTGGAGCCGGCGCGCTGGTACTACCACGCGGACCAGATCGGCCTGCTGGTGTGGCAGGACTTCGTCTCCGGGACCATCACGAACAAGGCGGGTCAGGATGCGTTCGTCTCCGAGGGCCTCCGCATGATGGAGCAGTTGCACAACTCGCCGTCCATCGCGATCTGGGTGGTCTTCAACGAGGGCTGGGGCGAGTGGAACCGGGAAGAGACCGGCCGGATCGCCGATCAGGTCAAGGCCGCCGATCCGTCGCGAGTGATCAACGCGCACAGCGGAGTGAACTGCTGCGACTCCAAGGGCGACTCCGGCAGGGGTGACGTCATCGACCACCACGACTACAACAACAACCACCCGCCCTACCCGGACGCCACGCGCGCGGCCATGGACGGCGAGCACGGTGGGTTCACCCTGCGCACGCCGGGCCACATGTGGCCGGGCGCGCCGACGGTCATCTACAGCGGAGTGGCGGACAAGGCGGCACTGACCCAGAAGTACGTCGATAACACTCGGACCTATTACCTGGCCGCCGCCGGGGCGGAGCTGTCCGGCTCGATCTACACCCAGGTCACCGACCTGGAGAACGAGCTCAACGGCTTCTACACCTACGACCGGCGGGTGCTGAAGGTCGACTCGGGGCCGGTGCGTGAGATCAACCTGCGGGTGATCGCCGCGGGTGCCAAGGCGGGCGAGGACGCGACGTTCCCCGGCCTCGGGAGCTGGCCGCTCGACGAGGGCAGCGGCACGGTGGGCCATGACGCCACCAGCGGGAAAAGCGACGTGGCGCTGCGCGGCAACGCCGTCTGGACGGAAGGGGTCCGCGGACAGGCGCTGCGCTTCGACGGGAACGGCGACTTCGCCGAGACCGTCGCCCCGGTGGTGGACACGCGCGGCGACTACACGATCTCCGCGTGGGTGACGCTCGACAAGCTGCCGGGCAACTTCGCCACCGCGGTCAGCCAGGACGGCCGCCGCACGGAGAACCCGTTCTACCTGCAGTACGGTCAGGGCGCGTTCGCCTTCAGCACGCCTGGAGGGAAACGCGCCAGGTACCCCGTGACGCCGCAGCTCGGCCACTGGTACCACCTCGTCGGCGTCCGGGCCGGCAGCGAGCAGCGGCTGTACGTCGACGGCGTCCGGCAGGCGAGCATAACGGCTGGCACGGCGGAGGTGAGCACCGGACCGCTGGCGATCGGGCGCGCGAAGTTCGCTGGCGGCGACACCGACTTCTGGTCCGGGTCGATCGACGAGGTACAGGCCTTCGGTCGCGCGCTCAGTGACAGCGAGGTGAGCGACCTGTACGCCAAGGTGCCGCGCTAG
- a CDS encoding NAD(P)H-binding protein — protein MKILLFGATGMVGQGVLRECLLDPEVERVLVVGRSETGQRHEKLTELVHRDFTDLSTVEARLSGYDACFFCLGVSSAGMKEPDYRRVTYDYTLAAARTLARLNPGMTFIYVSGAGTDSTAKGRVMWARVKGETENALFQLPFKAAYMFRPGFIQPMHGVTSKTPLYRALYGAVGPLSPILKRLFPGAITTTERVGLAMLRVAKQGAPQRLLENQDINALAAA, from the coding sequence ATGAAGATCCTTCTCTTTGGCGCGACGGGGATGGTCGGGCAGGGCGTTCTACGCGAGTGCCTGCTCGATCCCGAGGTGGAGCGGGTGCTCGTGGTCGGGCGGAGCGAGACGGGGCAGCGGCACGAGAAGCTCACCGAACTCGTGCACCGCGACTTCACCGACCTCTCCACCGTGGAGGCACGACTCTCGGGCTACGACGCGTGCTTCTTCTGCTTGGGAGTGTCCTCGGCGGGCATGAAGGAGCCGGACTACCGGCGCGTGACGTACGACTACACGCTCGCGGCGGCGCGCACGTTGGCGCGGCTCAACCCGGGCATGACGTTCATCTACGTGTCGGGCGCCGGCACCGACAGCACCGCGAAGGGCCGCGTCATGTGGGCGCGCGTCAAGGGCGAGACCGAGAACGCGCTGTTCCAGTTGCCGTTCAAGGCCGCATACATGTTCCGGCCGGGGTTCATCCAGCCGATGCACGGCGTGACCTCGAAGACACCGCTGTACCGGGCCCTCTACGGCGCGGTGGGGCCGCTCTCTCCCATCTTGAAGCGGCTCTTCCCCGGAGCCATCACGACGACCGAGCGGGTCGGACTCGCGATGCTCCGGGTCGCGAAGCAGGGCGCACCCCAGCGCCTGCTCGAGAACCAGGACATCAACGCCCTCGCCGCCGCCTGA
- a CDS encoding MBL fold metallo-hydrolase, which translates to MKIRSRLARAALVMGGLLVVVLAAIAADAWTALGARADGARRTRMERSPQWKDGHFENPQPLWNDWWGSLSAMFKASPNVGPAEPPPFMSGDRHRFETPPATGLRVTWLGHSTTLIEIDGHRVLTDPIWSERSSPLSWVGPKRWYAPPVALSELPPIDAVVISHDHYDHLDHPTVSAMKDWDTTFVVPLGVGAHLAAWGVPEARIVELDWWEHTRVRGLDITATPARHASGRTGIDKDATLWAGFALHGPEHRAFYSGDTGLFPAMKDIGTRLGPFDVTMIEVGQYHSAWPDWHIGPEQAVLAHRMLQGRVLLPVHWGLFTLAAHGWTEPIERVLAAAAQGNDTVVVPRPGQSIEPGAPSPIERWWPSLPWDTAAQHPIVSTRLE; encoded by the coding sequence ATGAAGATCCGCAGCAGACTGGCGCGCGCGGCGCTCGTGATGGGGGGGTTGCTGGTCGTCGTCCTGGCCGCCATCGCCGCCGACGCGTGGACCGCCCTGGGTGCTCGTGCCGACGGCGCACGACGCACGCGGATGGAGCGCTCGCCGCAATGGAAGGACGGGCACTTCGAGAACCCGCAGCCGCTCTGGAATGACTGGTGGGGCTCACTGTCGGCCATGTTCAAGGCGAGCCCCAACGTGGGCCCCGCCGAGCCGCCCCCGTTCATGTCTGGCGACCGCCACCGGTTCGAGACTCCGCCGGCCACGGGCCTGCGCGTCACGTGGCTGGGGCACTCCACGACGCTGATCGAGATCGACGGCCACCGGGTCCTCACCGATCCCATCTGGAGCGAGCGCTCCTCGCCGCTGAGCTGGGTGGGCCCCAAACGGTGGTATGCCCCGCCCGTCGCGCTCTCGGAACTGCCGCCCATCGACGCGGTCGTCATCTCGCACGACCACTATGATCACCTGGACCATCCCACCGTCTCGGCCATGAAGGACTGGGACACCACCTTCGTGGTGCCGCTCGGTGTTGGTGCGCACCTGGCCGCATGGGGCGTGCCCGAGGCGCGCATCGTCGAGCTCGACTGGTGGGAGCACACGCGGGTGCGCGGGCTCGACATCACCGCCACTCCGGCGCGCCACGCCTCGGGGCGGACGGGGATCGACAAGGACGCGACGCTGTGGGCTGGCTTCGCGCTCCACGGCCCCGAGCACCGTGCGTTCTACTCGGGCGACACCGGGCTGTTCCCGGCGATGAAGGACATTGGCACGCGCCTGGGGCCCTTCGACGTGACGATGATCGAGGTGGGCCAGTACCACAGCGCCTGGCCCGACTGGCACATCGGGCCCGAGCAGGCGGTGCTCGCCCACCGGATGCTCCAGGGCCGTGTCCTCCTGCCGGTGCACTGGGGGCTGTTCACGCTCGCCGCCCATGGCTGGACCGAGCCCATCGAGCGCGTGCTCGCGGCGGCCGCTCAGGGGAACGACACGGTCGTCGTGCCCAGGCCCGGCCAGAGCATCGAGCCGGGCGCTCCGTCGCCCATCGAGCGCTGGTGGCCGAGCCTGCCCTGGGACACCGCGGCGCAGCACCCCATCGTCTCCACCCGGCTCGAGTGA
- a CDS encoding TetR/AcrR family transcriptional regulator, translated as MPDEKSQERDALRRAEILQAALECFLQFGYAKTSLDDIARRANISRPLIYRKFKNKDDIFTAVLEDLFEKRYPRAEQVLASPGTPRDKLLRVYEILLLEPWDELMGAPMAADLYEVCSRLFPQVEAKHVRMQLKLTQAILESKELSEVFMLAVDGLQGDLPATRVLRRRLQLLAERFVP; from the coding sequence ATGCCGGATGAGAAGAGCCAGGAGCGCGACGCGCTACGCCGGGCGGAGATCCTCCAGGCCGCGCTGGAGTGCTTCCTCCAGTTCGGCTACGCGAAGACCTCGCTCGACGACATCGCCAGGCGGGCGAACATCTCGCGGCCGCTCATCTACCGGAAGTTCAAGAACAAGGACGACATCTTCACCGCGGTCCTCGAGGATCTCTTCGAGAAGCGCTACCCCCGGGCCGAGCAGGTGCTGGCCTCGCCCGGCACCCCGCGGGACAAGCTCCTGCGCGTCTACGAGATCCTCCTGCTCGAGCCGTGGGACGAGCTGATGGGCGCACCCATGGCGGCCGATTTGTACGAGGTCTGCTCGCGGCTCTTCCCCCAGGTGGAGGCGAAGCACGTCCGGATGCAGCTCAAGCTCACGCAGGCCATCCTGGAGAGCAAGGAGCTCTCCGAGGTCTTCATGCTCGCGGTGGATGGGCTCCAGGGCGATCTGCCGGCGACGCGGGTGCTGCGCCGCCGCCTGCAACTGCTCGCCGAGCGCTTCGTTCCTTGA
- a CDS encoding NapC/NirT family cytochrome c produces the protein MSAWAVWAMAAPEPPHGATLGGALEMVALGCIAVAVLGLLLVEFVFKSSMARSTYRWTLLLGLFVLPGVALMGTTGHMFESMKTVEACHSCHVMDPFVGDMHDPRSATLAARHYRSGAIPDKQCYACHTGYGIFGTVEAKRDGLRHWLLYVTDTWKDPLTYKGTYPNANCLACHATAPTFTRVDSHKALSTQLANDEMSCFTCHGLPHPARPTRAPTRVTAHP, from the coding sequence ATGAGCGCCTGGGCCGTATGGGCGATGGCCGCTCCCGAGCCTCCTCACGGTGCCACCCTGGGCGGCGCGCTGGAGATGGTCGCGCTGGGGTGCATCGCCGTGGCGGTGCTGGGGCTGCTGCTGGTGGAGTTCGTCTTCAAGTCGAGCATGGCGCGCTCCACGTACCGGTGGACGCTGCTGCTGGGCCTCTTCGTGCTGCCGGGCGTGGCGCTGATGGGCACCACGGGGCACATGTTCGAGTCGATGAAGACCGTGGAGGCCTGTCACTCCTGCCATGTGATGGACCCCTTCGTGGGGGACATGCATGACCCCCGGAGCGCCACGCTGGCGGCGCGGCACTACCGCTCGGGCGCCATCCCCGACAAGCAGTGCTACGCCTGCCACACGGGCTACGGCATCTTCGGCACCGTGGAGGCCAAGCGCGACGGCCTCCGTCACTGGCTGCTGTACGTGACGGACACGTGGAAGGATCCCCTCACGTACAAGGGCACCTATCCCAACGCCAACTGTCTGGCCTGTCACGCCACCGCGCCCACCTTCACCCGGGTGGACAGTCACAAGGCGCTGAGCACGCAGCTCGCGAATGACGAGATGAGCTGCTTCACCTGTCACGGGCTGCCGCACCCGGCCCGGCCGACCCGCGCTCCCACCCGAGTCACCGCCCACCCGTGA
- a CDS encoding molybdopterin oxidoreductase family protein, with translation MNLTRRELLHYFGVTAATGLMGPGCIGWTREEAIPVDSWHKSVCRFCGSGCETRVGLRGGKVVKVEGLQAGWNRGRLCIKGLLNREILYVSDRAQYPMVRKDGQLVRVSWDEALDAAAAGFREAMAQGGPDAVAFYGSGQLFTQESYTANKLFKGGIGTNNVDGNPRLCMASAAFGYKSVFGADEPSGCYDDIEHATLFFVIGANMAECHPVVWERVRDRLRTAPETRVIVVDPRRTPTARDATLHLQIRPGTDVALLNAMAYELLRTGLVDPAFINDFVTFRKGTADSPPLTLEDLRAFLEDYAPEKVANLCGLSSAEIREAARLFGISQAALSFWTMGLNQQTHGVAANRMMMALHLLTGQIGRPGAGPFSLTGQTNAGGGVRDTGSLSHALPAGRVVTKEHDRQDMERLWGLPEGRISPHPGLSAVPLFEAMREGKVRAALVMATNPARSLPNADRYRVGMEKAFLVVSDSIFPTDTAQYADVFLPAAMWAEKEGVLSQSERRYHLVEKLVEPPGEARSDLDILVALGERLGHGALLKARTPEAVWDEWRMVSAGTTYDFSGMTYARLKELPGLTWPCPTEQHPGTCRRYVPGEDPLAKKEGRIDFYARPDGRAIVYLSEQGPFRESLTSDYPMTLTTGRRLEHWHTATLTGRIAQLKGIDIDYLEIHPGDAAVMGVKEGELVQVTSARGTVRLKALPSMRVRPGVVFALMHSTEHLVNAATSDYLDPTSAQPEYKLAAVRVERVKEGT, from the coding sequence ATGAACCTGACGAGGCGCGAGCTCCTCCATTATTTCGGCGTGACGGCGGCCACGGGACTGATGGGTCCCGGGTGCATCGGCTGGACGCGCGAGGAGGCCATTCCGGTCGACTCCTGGCACAAGAGCGTGTGCCGCTTCTGCGGCTCGGGCTGTGAGACGCGGGTGGGCCTGCGCGGCGGGAAGGTGGTGAAGGTCGAGGGCCTCCAGGCCGGGTGGAACCGGGGCCGGCTGTGCATCAAGGGCCTGCTCAACCGGGAGATCCTCTACGTCTCGGACCGGGCGCAGTACCCCATGGTGCGCAAGGACGGGCAGCTCGTTCGCGTCTCCTGGGACGAGGCGCTCGACGCGGCGGCCGCCGGCTTTCGCGAGGCCATGGCCCAGGGCGGACCGGACGCGGTGGCCTTCTACGGCTCGGGGCAGCTCTTCACCCAGGAGAGCTACACCGCCAACAAGCTCTTCAAGGGGGGCATCGGGACGAACAACGTCGATGGCAACCCGCGCCTGTGCATGGCCTCGGCGGCGTTCGGCTACAAGTCCGTGTTCGGCGCGGACGAGCCCTCGGGCTGCTACGACGACATCGAGCACGCCACGCTCTTCTTCGTCATCGGCGCCAACATGGCCGAGTGCCACCCGGTCGTCTGGGAGCGCGTGCGCGACCGCCTCCGCACCGCGCCCGAGACACGCGTCATCGTGGTGGACCCGAGGCGCACGCCCACTGCCCGCGACGCCACGCTGCACCTGCAGATCCGGCCCGGCACGGACGTGGCCCTGCTCAATGCCATGGCGTACGAGCTGCTGCGCACCGGGCTCGTGGACCCGGCCTTCATCAACGACTTCGTCACCTTCCGCAAGGGCACGGCGGACTCGCCGCCGCTCACCCTGGAGGACCTCCGTGCGTTCCTCGAGGACTACGCGCCGGAGAAGGTGGCCAACCTGTGCGGCCTGTCCTCGGCGGAGATCCGCGAGGCCGCGCGCCTCTTCGGCATCTCCCAGGCGGCGTTGAGCTTCTGGACCATGGGGCTCAATCAGCAGACGCACGGCGTGGCGGCCAACCGGATGATGATGGCGCTGCACCTGCTCACCGGGCAGATCGGACGCCCCGGGGCCGGGCCCTTCTCCCTGACGGGCCAGACCAACGCGGGAGGTGGCGTGCGCGACACGGGCTCGCTGTCACACGCGCTACCCGCCGGACGGGTCGTCACCAAGGAGCATGACCGCCAGGACATGGAACGGCTGTGGGGCCTGCCCGAGGGCCGTATCTCGCCCCACCCGGGCCTGTCCGCCGTGCCGCTCTTCGAGGCCATGCGCGAGGGCAAGGTACGCGCGGCTCTGGTGATGGCCACCAACCCGGCGCGCTCGCTACCCAACGCGGATCGCTACCGCGTGGGCATGGAGAAGGCCTTCCTCGTCGTCAGCGACTCCATCTTTCCCACCGACACCGCTCAATACGCCGATGTCTTCCTGCCCGCGGCCATGTGGGCGGAGAAGGAGGGAGTCCTCTCGCAGTCCGAGCGCCGCTACCACCTGGTGGAGAAGCTGGTGGAGCCCCCGGGCGAGGCGCGCTCGGACCTGGACATCCTCGTGGCGCTCGGCGAGCGGCTCGGCCATGGCGCACTGCTGAAGGCACGCACGCCCGAGGCCGTCTGGGACGAGTGGCGGATGGTTTCGGCCGGCACCACCTACGACTTCAGCGGCATGACCTACGCGCGGCTGAAGGAGCTGCCAGGCCTCACCTGGCCCTGTCCCACCGAGCAGCACCCGGGCACCTGCCGCCGCTACGTGCCGGGGGAGGATCCGCTGGCGAAGAAGGAAGGGCGCATCGACTTCTACGCCCGGCCGGACGGGCGCGCCATCGTCTATCTCTCCGAGCAGGGCCCCTTCCGGGAGAGTCTCACGAGCGACTACCCGATGACGCTGACCACCGGGCGCCGGTTGGAGCACTGGCACACCGCCACCCTCACGGGACGGATTGCCCAGCTCAAGGGCATCGACATCGACTACCTCGAAATCCACCCCGGCGACGCGGCGGTGATGGGCGTGAAGGAGGGGGAGCTGGTGCAGGTGACGAGCGCGCGCGGCACGGTGCGGCTCAAGGCACTGCCCAGCATGCGGGTGCGGCCCGGCGTGGTGTTCGCGCTCATGCACTCGACGGAGCACCTGGTGAACGCGGCGACGAGCGACTACCTGGATCCCACCTCCGCCCAGCCCGAGTACAAGCTGGCCGCGGTGCGGGTGGAACGCGTGAAGGAGGGGACGTGA